tccaggggttcctcaaggggttcctcaaagGGTTCCTCAAGgtgttcctcaaggggttcctcaaagggtccctcaaggggttcctcaagggattcctcaaggggttcctcgaggggttcctcaaggggttcctcaaggggttcctccaggggttcctcaaggggttcctccaggggttcctcaaggggttcctccaggggttcctcaaggggttcctccagGCAggtcctcaaggggttcctccagGCAggtcctcaaggggttcctccagGCAggtcctcaaggggttcctcaagtGGTTCCTCAaagggttcctcaaggggttcctcatgGGGTTCCTCAAGGgattcctcaaggggttcctccagGCAggtcctcaaggggttcctcaaggggttcttcaaggggttcctcaaggggttcctccagGCAggtcctcaaggggttcctcaaagggttcctcaaggggttcctcaaggggttcctccaggggttcctcaagggattcctcaaggggttcctcaaggggttcctcaaagggttcctcaaggggttcctcaaggggttcctcaagggattcctcaaggggttcctcaaggggttcctcaaggggttcctccagGCAggtcctcaaggggttcctccagGGGTTCCTCAaagggttcctcaaggggttcctccaagggttcctcaaggggttcctcaaagggttcctcaaggggttcctccaagggttcctcaaggggttcctcaaggggttcctcaaggggttcctcaaggggttcctcaaggggttcctccagGCAGGTCCTCGATCCCCCCTCCAGCTCCTCATGACAGTTCTGGTCgacctgcccaagccacgacttcctggtTCAGAATCAGAAGAATCCAATAATCTATTTAACCAAAAACAGCAAATACAAAAGCTTCATACATTATACACCATGGCTGAGCCCTCCGGGAGTTTCGGAAGGCTCCTGGTACAACAATTATGAATGTTTAACAATGGAACACCTAATACCAACATAAAGACAGGTAAATACATAATAAGTTGTTACATAAGGTACATCTACATATTTGAACCaaagtaaatatacatgtattactAGAACATTAGACAACAAATTAAATATATTACACAGCAGTTATACAACTGACAGGTTAGAGAGAGTATGTTGGATAACAAATATTGTTTCAGTGTGTTTTTAAAGGAGAGTAATGTTGTGCATTCTCTTactcttatttattattcttatttattactcttatttattatttattatttgtttattatttattattccatAATAAAGGCCCGTGATATGATACTTGTTTGTGACTGTTGAGACCTCATGAATGGGACGGTTAAAAGGTTATCATTTCGTGTGTTATACCTTTCGTTTGCTCTGGTATTAAACATTATTTccaatattcatacattcataaacacgcAAGCAGCAGTCATAAGTAATTATACCACtatatttcaataattttagCTGCAGGAAGCCGTCATTAGTATGGTCTTATTTTTTTCAATCCCAAGATGGTTGTTATCTCTCGTTTCTGAATCGTGATTATGGGCTttagagtgtatgtgtgagttgttCCTCATATGATTTGCCCACATGTCAAGTACGGGTATATCAAGGCATCATATAAGCAAGTTAGGGCCTTGTACCTAACACTTGTTTTGTGTGATACATGAACCCGCACAGTTTGCTTAAATTTACACTGAATATAATTAATGTTCACTTCCCATCTTAACTGAAAATCTAAGGAAATACCAAGAAATTTTGCGGGTTCTTGTCTCTTTAATGAAGTACGACCTACTTTTTTTATCATGACCAGGGGCCTCCTCTACGCAGGATTGTCTCGTAAAGACACAACCTGATAGGCAGCAGCATCCACACGGATACGAACTAGGTGCCCGTATATCCCgagttggcaatcacggattaTGTAAGTAACAGGTCTTTTGCGTCTTGCAGTCCAGCTGTCGGtcggacacatggtcctgccaattgTACCCTATGACCTGGCGTAGGGACTTCTTACAAAAGGCACCGAGaggtgactccaaggcactagatagcgtccaggtttcgAAATCATAGAGGGGAAACTTGCAGTATCAAGGCCTTGGAAAAGACATACCTTGGTCCTTCTTCATAGCGACCTTCAAATGGTCTTGTTGACTAAGTTCATGGCTCtggctgccagaccaatccat
The sequence above is drawn from the Penaeus vannamei isolate JL-2024 unplaced genomic scaffold, ASM4276789v1 unanchor4518, whole genome shotgun sequence genome and encodes:
- the LOC138861315 gene encoding basic salivary proline-rich protein 1-like produces the protein MITRATKSLTGADTEWVAEPHPPFTSNRGGSSRGSSRGSSRGSSRGSSRGSSRGSSRGSSRGSSRQVLKGFLQGFLKGFLQGFLKGFLKGFLQAGPQGVPQGDPPGVPQGVPQGVPPGVPPGVPQGVPQGVPPGVPQGVPQGVPQEVPQGVPQEVPQGVPQGVPPGVPQRVPQGVPQGVPPGVPPGVPQGVPQGVPQGVPQGVPPGGFLKGFLQGFLKGFLQGFLKGFLKGFLKVFLKGFLKGSLKGFLKGFLKGGSSRGSSRGSSRGSSRGSSRGSSRQVLKGFLQAGPQGVPPGRSSRGSSSGSSKGSSRGSSWGSSRDSSRGSSRQVLKGFLKGFFKGFLKGFLQAGPQGVPQRVPQGVPQGVPPGGFLKGFLKGFLKGFLKGFLKGFLQAGPQGVPPGVPQRVPQGVPPRVPQGVPQRVPQGVPPRVPQGVPQGVPQGVPQGVPQGVPPGRSSIPPPAPHDSSGRPAQATTSWFRIRRIQ